The following proteins are co-located in the Alkalihalobacillus sp. TS-13 genome:
- a CDS encoding cation diffusion facilitator family transporter, producing MHHHHDHKGNKRGLIIALLITSGIIVLQFIGVLITNSMALLADSAHMLNDALSLVISLIAMIIATKMASVKMTYGYHRFEILAALFNGMLLFVMAGLILIEAYERVLHPASVNSLTMVVVAFIGFVANLLSAWQMKSHGDVHNNVNLRSAYLHILGDALSSIGVIIGGILMTITQWYMVDPVISGFVALMILRSGWIVVKPAIHILMEGTPSTLNPKEVQQSIESITGVIDVHDLHIWTITSGMDVFTCHLLVQDDLGSQQILQETLSKLEKEFNITHATIQVETKG from the coding sequence ATGCATCACCATCATGATCACAAAGGAAATAAGCGCGGTTTGATCATCGCTTTACTGATCACCAGCGGGATTATAGTTTTACAATTTATCGGCGTCCTGATAACGAACAGCATGGCTCTTTTAGCCGACTCCGCTCATATGCTCAATGATGCATTGTCATTGGTCATAAGCCTAATCGCCATGATTATCGCCACAAAAATGGCATCCGTTAAAATGACCTATGGCTATCATCGATTTGAAATACTGGCGGCCCTGTTTAATGGCATGCTATTGTTCGTTATGGCCGGATTGATTCTGATCGAGGCATACGAACGGGTTTTGCATCCTGCCAGTGTTAACAGTTTGACGATGGTTGTGGTCGCCTTTATCGGATTTGTGGCGAATCTATTGTCAGCTTGGCAGATGAAGAGTCACGGAGATGTTCACAATAATGTGAATCTCCGAAGCGCCTATTTGCACATTTTGGGTGATGCACTGAGTTCGATCGGTGTCATTATTGGTGGAATCCTTATGACCATCACCCAGTGGTACATGGTCGATCCGGTTATCAGTGGTTTTGTCGCCTTGATGATTCTCCGTAGTGGATGGATTGTAGTTAAACCTGCGATTCACATTTTGATGGAAGGCACTCCGTCAACGTTGAATCCAAAGGAAGTGCAACAATCGATCGAAAGCATCACTGGTGTGATTGATGTTCATGATCTTCACATTTGGACGATTACATCAGGCATGGATGTCTTTACGTGTCACCTGCTCGTACAGGACGATCTTGGCAGTCAACAAATCTTGCAGGAAACGCTAAGCAAACTAGAAAAGGAATTTAATATTACACATGCTACCATTCAGGTAGAAACAAAGGGGTGA
- a CDS encoding GNAT family N-acetyltransferase: MREQSDKYSGLVISLSRKTDGFVSLDLIQVSPRHKGVGTEVMQALIHQADKYGDNLKLYPSDDYGSDFDRLKKWYERFGFRSNGDWMFRYAQGDLTM, translated from the coding sequence ATGAGGGAACAAAGCGATAAGTACAGTGGATTAGTGATCTCTCTTTCCCGAAAGACCGATGGATTTGTGTCCCTTGATCTCATCCAAGTTTCGCCCCGTCATAAAGGGGTGGGGACAGAGGTAATGCAAGCTCTTATCCATCAGGCTGATAAATATGGAGATAATTTGAAACTCTATCCCAGCGATGATTATGGAAGTGATTTTGATCGATTGAAAAAGTGGTATGAACGTTTCGGGTTTCGTTCAAATGGAGATTGGATGTTTCGTTATGCTCAAGGAGATTTAACGATGTGA
- a CDS encoding MFS transporter: MSIPLLFPPSIGRPVYAILFIVVALGATLYNIFFLSLHYDYVPQGKDGGRYVGKRSTFQRLAGVGVLGITAIAFQFASSDRTAYLILVLIGLALFIVDMFFQWKMPDLPLKPSGETDIRGMISVPFRDRYFRRSLTYLSVMLLIQIAATSMFGYVITNILGLEPLSIWLVLVQLLSMAGGFQVWGHLSTLHHARSLWSPVHFCMGITCLSWALLAFLSPVVVLVWVHLLFGFTVGGFALLAKLFVIEEAPHSERPAYFGAFSLVTGILGFCGAPIGGALFSLNGPKWVQEWGIFAMIGLVLMLLALLVGRSILHHSMGGKHRPANLNNPITVSYLIRNNQV, translated from the coding sequence ATGAGCATCCCACTCCTGTTTCCCCCTTCCATCGGGCGTCCGGTTTATGCGATTCTCTTTATCGTTGTTGCATTGGGAGCAACTCTTTATAACATCTTTTTTCTATCCCTGCATTATGACTACGTTCCTCAGGGTAAGGATGGGGGGCGATACGTCGGGAAGCGTAGCACATTTCAGCGTCTCGCCGGTGTCGGAGTTCTGGGGATTACAGCAATCGCTTTTCAGTTTGCCAGCAGTGACCGGACGGCTTATCTGATTTTGGTCCTAATTGGACTGGCCCTCTTTATCGTGGACATGTTTTTTCAATGGAAGATGCCTGATCTTCCATTGAAGCCATCCGGTGAAACTGATATCCGGGGGATGATTTCCGTCCCGTTTCGGGATCGGTATTTCCGCCGATCACTTACATATTTAAGTGTAATGCTCCTGATTCAGATTGCCGCAACGTCCATGTTTGGGTATGTGATTACCAATATATTGGGACTAGAGCCGCTTTCGATCTGGCTTGTTTTGGTCCAGCTTCTCAGCATGGCGGGCGGGTTTCAAGTCTGGGGGCATCTCTCAACCCTTCATCATGCACGGTCGCTCTGGTCTCCTGTTCATTTCTGCATGGGGATAACCTGCCTGAGCTGGGCTCTCCTGGCGTTCCTTTCCCCTGTCGTTGTGCTCGTGTGGGTGCATCTCCTGTTTGGATTTACCGTTGGCGGATTCGCTCTGCTCGCAAAGTTGTTTGTTATCGAGGAAGCACCACACTCCGAACGTCCTGCCTATTTCGGCGCTTTCTCTCTCGTAACCGGAATCCTTGGCTTTTGTGGTGCTCCGATCGGGGGGGCTTTGTTTAGCCTCAATGGTCCAAAGTGGGTACAGGAATGGGGGATTTTTGCAATGATTGGATTGGTGCTTATGTTGCTGGCATTGTTGGTGGGTCGTTCCATCCTTCACCATTCGATGGGTGGAAAGCATCGGCCTGCTAACCTAAATAACCCTATAACCGTGTCGTACCTTATCAGGAACAATCAAGTTTAA
- the mobQ gene encoding MobQ family relaxase — MAIYHFSVQILSRAKGQSSVAAASYRSGEALTETLTGETKFYPREVKPETMILTPAHAPKWVKNRQHLWNEVEQIEKRKDAQLAREFNVALPIELDESDQRKLIERFVENECVKRGMIADMAIHRDAIHNPHAHIMLTTRTITKDGFGKKNREWNHRSMLQHWRKTWTDYVNEALKQKGIQDRITHQSYQDRALEILPTIHLGYIAHQLEQKGFRTDRGDINRERQAYNQTVLELAAYQEEKSFLIEEAQKEGKGENN; from the coding sequence ATGGCAATCTATCATTTTTCTGTGCAGATTCTTTCAAGAGCGAAAGGACAGTCCTCCGTCGCTGCAGCGAGTTATCGTTCAGGTGAAGCTCTAACCGAAACTTTAACTGGAGAAACAAAATTTTATCCACGTGAGGTCAAGCCGGAAACCATGATTCTTACACCTGCCCATGCCCCCAAATGGGTGAAGAATCGTCAGCATTTATGGAATGAAGTGGAACAAATCGAAAAAAGAAAAGATGCTCAACTTGCAAGAGAATTCAATGTTGCCCTTCCGATTGAACTGGATGAATCGGATCAACGAAAATTAATTGAAAGGTTCGTGGAAAACGAGTGTGTTAAAAGAGGTATGATTGCAGACATGGCCATTCACCGGGATGCGATCCATAATCCTCATGCCCATATTATGTTAACGACACGAACCATTACAAAAGATGGTTTTGGAAAGAAGAATCGGGAGTGGAATCATCGTTCGATGCTTCAACACTGGCGGAAAACATGGACGGATTATGTGAATGAAGCACTTAAACAAAAGGGAATCCAGGACCGAATCACCCATCAATCTTATCAAGACAGAGCGCTTGAAATCCTTCCTACCATTCATTTGGGCTATATTGCTCACCAGCTCGAACAAAAGGGGTTTCGAACCGATCGTGGCGATATCAATCGGGAAAGGCAGGCATACAATCAAACGGTGCTGGAATTGGCTGCTTATCAGGAGGAAAAATCCTTTCTTATTGAAGAAGCTCAAAAAGAGGGGAAAGGTGAAAACAACTAG
- a CDS encoding helix-turn-helix domain-containing protein: MYLEPEDWQVNRTLSIIAGKWKPIILLYLMERGTMRYSEIKNILPRITPKILTNQLRELEKEGLIKRAVYPQVPPKAEDSITDYGSTLKPILDAMHEWGSEHQNRKGYREDGIHTSLNSWQFSSFRYEYQSIPFLKTNLIGRGLLGV; the protein is encoded by the coding sequence ATGTACTTGGAACCAGAAGATTGGCAAGTAAATCGTACACTTTCTATTATCGCAGGAAAATGGAAGCCGATCATTTTACTGTATCTAATGGAACGAGGAACCATGAGGTATAGCGAAATAAAGAACATTCTACCAAGAATAACACCCAAGATCCTTACAAATCAACTGCGCGAACTAGAAAAAGAGGGATTGATCAAACGTGCGGTCTATCCCCAGGTACCACCAAAAGCAGAGGATTCGATAACGGATTATGGCAGTACGCTGAAACCCATATTGGATGCTATGCATGAATGGGGGTCCGAACACCAAAACCGAAAAGGATATAGAGAAGACGGAATACATACCTCTCTAAATTCCTGGCAATTTTCATCCTTCCGGTATGAATATCAAAGTATCCCCTTCCTTAAAACCAATTTAATCGGAAGGGGATTGTTAGGTGTATAA
- a CDS encoding TraM recognition domain-containing protein, which yields MNKDGKSNSEVSQELAMGAGFLLGALVIFPVFVFSIPLFIIFRLLKKPNIHLIFSILGLVVFGFTVSYRYESYLGLYGTLPFDWNWLMELTGSTFPLVGSSYVLYVSGGLVLSYGLHVFTEYQRSKRVNSKEKARERFKEGPTYEKVYQNRFKINERVQKKWRSQKVIDQLLLGINEDGQPYYQDFKEINQHMFLPATTGGGKTVLLLNYIEYALIKHYPFIFIDGKGSSESIEDVQTLCHQYGKEVIVFSDQSHVTYNPLKHGNATVIRDKLEQLIETESTYYTEISLSLVQALIQFIDDYGFKRDLWTFARFLDPNEVKKVLNQDLVEKEEGISPNESQDEEPYVPSEEGPKPNIDELLSEEEFSFGSYFDNESTPDGHKEQQQKEAAPAPQSVRPRLRKVRSERAEKHHHRLFQRYKNGQEGEMYLFSNASSVRTQIHLLLDGELGFLFKETEDGLDLIRISEEKEALFVSFDGLIYDKFIKVIARFLILDINYLVSYRNRKKMKDEPFLAIYDEFSVYANDKIVDTINKSRSGGFHCIIATQTLADLETVDPILAKQVVANTNTYGIGQTNHPDEVEAWANTLGTYKDIDLTVQTEKQEGRLKRIDQKAGQGTVREVRKYHIKPDEIRQLRTGQFIFDRKAGKKWMKPEIIYVRHPLKGF from the coding sequence ATGAATAAGGACGGAAAGAGCAACAGTGAAGTCAGTCAAGAACTAGCTATGGGGGCTGGGTTCCTATTGGGAGCGCTGGTGATCTTTCCGGTTTTTGTATTTTCCATCCCCCTTTTCATTATTTTTCGACTCCTTAAAAAGCCGAATATCCATTTGATTTTCTCGATACTCGGGTTGGTGGTTTTCGGTTTTACTGTTTCGTATCGCTATGAGAGTTATCTTGGGCTGTATGGGACCTTGCCATTTGATTGGAATTGGTTAATGGAGTTGACGGGATCAACTTTTCCATTGGTTGGATCCTCTTATGTATTGTATGTAAGCGGGGGGCTCGTCCTATCCTATGGTTTACACGTCTTTACAGAGTACCAGCGGTCGAAGCGTGTAAACTCAAAAGAGAAAGCACGGGAGCGATTTAAAGAAGGTCCAACATATGAAAAGGTCTATCAAAATCGCTTTAAGATCAATGAGCGGGTCCAAAAGAAATGGCGTAGCCAGAAGGTGATCGATCAGCTGTTATTAGGGATAAACGAAGACGGCCAGCCCTATTATCAAGATTTTAAAGAGATTAATCAGCATATGTTCCTTCCGGCCACGACAGGCGGAGGAAAGACCGTTCTTTTATTGAACTATATCGAGTATGCCCTTATAAAGCATTATCCATTTATTTTTATCGATGGGAAAGGTTCAAGCGAAAGCATTGAAGATGTACAGACGCTTTGTCATCAGTATGGAAAAGAAGTCATCGTTTTTTCGGATCAGAGTCACGTTACGTACAATCCCTTAAAACATGGGAATGCTACGGTCATTCGAGATAAGTTGGAACAACTTATCGAAACGGAATCCACCTACTATACCGAAATTTCTCTATCCCTTGTACAAGCGCTGATTCAATTTATCGACGATTATGGTTTCAAACGGGATCTTTGGACATTTGCACGGTTTTTAGATCCAAATGAAGTGAAGAAAGTACTCAATCAAGATCTGGTTGAAAAAGAAGAGGGGATTTCCCCTAACGAGTCTCAAGATGAGGAGCCATATGTTCCTTCTGAAGAGGGCCCTAAACCTAACATAGATGAACTCCTTTCCGAAGAAGAATTTTCATTTGGCTCTTATTTCGATAACGAATCGACACCAGATGGTCATAAGGAACAACAACAAAAGGAAGCTGCACCTGCCCCCCAATCCGTTCGACCACGTTTACGGAAAGTACGAAGCGAACGTGCAGAAAAGCATCATCATCGTTTGTTTCAACGATACAAAAACGGTCAGGAGGGGGAAATGTATTTGTTTTCGAATGCATCCTCGGTTCGAACGCAAATTCATCTTTTACTTGACGGTGAGTTAGGTTTTCTATTCAAAGAAACCGAAGATGGTTTGGATTTAATCAGAATCAGTGAAGAGAAAGAAGCTTTATTTGTCAGCTTTGACGGTTTGATTTATGACAAATTCATTAAGGTAATCGCTCGATTCTTGATACTCGATATTAACTATCTTGTATCCTATCGGAATCGGAAAAAGATGAAAGATGAGCCGTTTTTAGCGATTTATGATGAGTTTTCCGTCTATGCCAACGACAAGATCGTCGATACCATCAATAAGTCGCGTTCTGGGGGATTTCATTGTATCATCGCCACTCAAACGTTAGCGGACTTAGAAACGGTAGATCCGATCCTCGCGAAACAGGTTGTGGCCAATACAAATACGTACGGGATCGGACAGACGAATCATCCGGATGAAGTTGAAGCCTGGGCGAATACATTAGGAACCTATAAAGATATTGATTTAACCGTCCAAACCGAGAAACAGGAAGGCCGTTTGAAGCGTATCGACCAAAAAGCTGGACAGGGCACTGTCCGCGAAGTCCGAAAATATCATATTAAACCAGATGAAATCCGGCAGCTCAGAACAGGTCAATTTATCTTTGATAGAAAAGCCGGGAAGAAGTGGATGAAACCTGAAATCATTTACGTTCGTCATCCACTAAAAGGTTTTTGA
- a CDS encoding conjugal transfer protein — translation MKLPKLFQKKGASPKEGKPKNKEKKKPFYNRRISFSRKKATRVASFLFFSVIALSLLFNIIFFSKYQAIRDSVKAQEESLEERLGDVSKADMIRSDAVAAFGMDFLRQYFFIPKDDKERKERLDVLSRYLVQGFDTTGLQTEDFSGNRSVKDLRYLKTERLSAKKAKLHYQITYEITEEVENGEKPKNEKDKKAKKETQPKVVANTVEVAVPVMTDGKGYAVYDYPRLVKEDLRSNIEGKKEELQGDPITSTEQKEIQLFLEKFFTSYGMSDDKLPFMAKVDYGLSNQVFQSLNIQQVVTTGNDYQVIVHVRYTDRETSLTNLYSYDLKLSKANQDNNKYFVESIQ, via the coding sequence ATGAAATTGCCAAAGCTTTTTCAAAAGAAAGGGGCATCACCAAAAGAAGGAAAGCCAAAAAACAAAGAAAAGAAGAAACCCTTTTATAATCGACGCATCTCTTTTTCACGTAAAAAAGCAACCCGGGTCGCAAGTTTTCTATTCTTTTCTGTCATTGCACTATCACTTCTTTTTAATATCATCTTTTTTAGTAAATACCAGGCCATCCGGGATTCGGTAAAGGCACAGGAGGAATCCCTTGAGGAACGTTTGGGGGATGTAAGTAAAGCTGATATGATTCGTTCAGATGCTGTCGCTGCTTTTGGCATGGATTTCTTAAGGCAGTATTTTTTTATTCCAAAAGATGATAAAGAACGGAAAGAGCGACTTGATGTATTATCCCGTTATCTGGTTCAGGGGTTTGATACCACCGGGTTACAAACAGAAGATTTTTCGGGGAATCGGTCGGTCAAGGATCTCCGCTATCTGAAGACAGAACGACTAAGTGCAAAGAAAGCCAAGCTTCATTATCAAATCACCTACGAAATTACCGAAGAAGTTGAAAACGGTGAGAAACCTAAAAACGAAAAGGATAAAAAGGCCAAGAAAGAAACGCAACCCAAAGTCGTGGCGAATACTGTCGAAGTAGCCGTACCCGTTATGACCGATGGGAAAGGGTATGCCGTCTATGATTACCCTCGTTTAGTCAAGGAAGATTTACGATCCAATATCGAAGGTAAAAAAGAAGAGTTACAAGGTGATCCGATCACGTCAACCGAACAAAAGGAGATCCAGCTCTTTTTAGAAAAGTTTTTTACTTCTTATGGCATGAGTGATGATAAATTACCGTTTATGGCTAAAGTAGATTATGGTCTTTCAAACCAGGTTTTCCAATCCTTAAACATCCAGCAGGTCGTGACAACTGGAAACGATTATCAGGTGATTGTTCATGTCCGCTATACGGATCGAGAAACTTCCTTAACAAATCTTTATTCGTATGATTTAAAGTTATCCAAAGCCAATCAAGATAACAACAAGTATTTTGTAGAATCCATTCAATAA
- a CDS encoding conjugal transfer protein gives MKTKGENFTSEYKYPIKIYRIGQVEFANGLEVRKMIFSAILAALLVIAFLVVGIQTDSNLVGFVAKNWLILITVIPGVITFVVFNLKYDNKGFFAFVRDRIDYYRNRHKMYEHFIDVAEDQINRPLIFEPFVVEKKVTQNGQEGTRVSN, from the coding sequence TTGAAAACAAAAGGAGAGAACTTCACATCAGAGTATAAATATCCCATCAAAATTTACCGTATTGGCCAGGTCGAGTTTGCGAACGGTCTAGAAGTACGAAAAATGATTTTTTCCGCCATTTTAGCAGCTCTGTTGGTTATTGCTTTCCTTGTGGTGGGGATTCAAACCGATTCCAATCTTGTCGGTTTTGTTGCTAAAAACTGGCTGATTCTCATTACGGTTATTCCTGGCGTCATTACATTTGTCGTTTTTAATCTCAAGTATGACAACAAAGGTTTCTTCGCTTTTGTCCGTGATCGAATCGATTATTATCGAAACCGGCACAAGATGTATGAACATTTCATTGATGTAGCGGAAGATCAAATAAACCGGCCGTTAATTTTTGAACCCTTTGTTGTCGAAAAGAAGGTGACTCAAAATGGACAAGAAGGTACTCGAGTTTCCAATTGA
- a CDS encoding ATP-binding protein: MDKKVLEFPIEYRYKNMAFNKQKQVWAFYKLHEEYIRLNSDVDFQRYVERTAEFLANEEYNYHIMILPKRFDFDKFTDIINQNIVRGEFADIGETYFNRASETLKNEVSLYEYDVFVAVHLNKMDDVSTSDLKDLSKKFMKRVRDDLSKLMTFQTYVEDDFPYFEELERAFSNKVAYHKKFEKLQEEDVDRLIYYMFHRTSDLFEVPESPYNLTEGVIKNDYGFMTVTHDEYTEYLSFMPFYEMPVTLENYRFIQDIIESIDFPVEFQIQYTFKDNATNIRQVRKLKRRFANFDYEIQNTQTADEDTVVEMASERLDVLLDDVKANSRKLLFMNLFLVLSDRDKKRLHDKQEALNNLFKNTGFQLVRPLVDQLTLFSQALPGSYTAFPYYEQVVDETYLAQSAMDISNKIGNRFGMVLGKVITGKKLSSVEQAREINNNVVVFNPLLTKRAISGAAHTNGNILITGPPGSGKSMLVKNFFTWSTFLGSKVLYVDPKNEFQRYYQDALEKYSNIPEFQALYERINFIHLSEQSEFHGALDPLVFLEGDQAIQTAMMILNTLAEVRGSRNESVTIYDSIIEEVNESNHPTLTGVLERILEKDQTLGKFIQKYRYGLGRMLFGAEDSYGLDFNRQINVLGLQGLRLPASDNMNEEERIGLCLMMSISKYVHIFSTGKDEEAMIIFDEAWTLKRSQHGQDLIDEMLRTGRSLKTDIVLVTQAYDDFNVDTTKEQIGIKFAFRPKSDDAIKPILNFFDMEINPDNIEIVSNLKSGMCLFQDHLGRNQAIAIDILFDEWFEAFKTTQKESDAVQLEEAYL, from the coding sequence ATGGACAAGAAGGTACTCGAGTTTCCAATTGAATATCGTTATAAAAACATGGCCTTCAATAAGCAGAAGCAAGTGTGGGCTTTTTATAAGCTGCATGAAGAATACATCCGTTTAAATAGTGACGTTGATTTTCAACGATATGTCGAACGTACGGCAGAGTTTTTGGCTAACGAGGAGTATAACTACCATATTATGATTCTGCCGAAACGTTTTGATTTTGATAAATTCACAGACATTATCAATCAGAACATTGTCCGAGGTGAATTTGCCGATATTGGAGAGACGTATTTTAACCGGGCATCGGAAACGTTGAAAAATGAAGTATCCCTTTACGAATATGATGTGTTTGTCGCCGTTCATCTAAACAAGATGGATGATGTGAGTACCTCCGATCTCAAGGATTTATCGAAGAAGTTCATGAAACGTGTTCGCGATGATCTTTCGAAACTCATGACCTTTCAAACGTATGTCGAAGATGATTTTCCCTATTTTGAGGAACTCGAAAGAGCATTTAGTAACAAGGTTGCTTATCATAAGAAGTTTGAAAAGTTGCAGGAAGAAGACGTCGATCGATTGATTTATTACATGTTTCACCGAACGAGTGATTTATTTGAGGTGCCGGAGAGCCCGTATAATCTGACCGAAGGTGTGATCAAAAACGACTATGGTTTTATGACGGTAACCCATGACGAGTATACTGAATACCTTAGTTTCATGCCTTTTTATGAAATGCCGGTCACCCTAGAGAATTATCGGTTCATTCAAGATATCATTGAAAGTATTGATTTTCCAGTAGAGTTCCAAATCCAATACACCTTTAAGGATAATGCAACGAATATACGCCAAGTACGGAAGTTAAAACGCCGGTTTGCCAATTTCGATTATGAAATTCAAAATACCCAAACGGCTGATGAAGATACGGTGGTCGAAATGGCCTCTGAAAGGTTGGATGTCTTACTGGATGATGTCAAAGCCAATTCAAGGAAATTACTGTTTATGAATCTTTTCCTTGTCTTATCGGATCGCGACAAAAAAAGGCTACATGATAAACAGGAGGCATTAAACAACCTGTTCAAGAATACAGGATTTCAATTGGTTAGGCCTCTAGTCGATCAGTTGACGTTGTTTTCTCAAGCCTTACCGGGTTCTTATACAGCGTTTCCTTATTATGAACAAGTCGTAGATGAAACGTATTTAGCGCAGTCCGCGATGGATATATCGAACAAAATCGGAAATCGCTTTGGGATGGTATTAGGTAAAGTTATTACTGGAAAAAAACTCTCTAGTGTGGAACAAGCGCGAGAAATCAACAATAACGTCGTCGTCTTTAACCCTTTACTTACGAAACGCGCCATCTCAGGTGCGGCCCATACCAATGGCAACATCCTGATTACTGGTCCCCCAGGCAGTGGTAAGTCGATGCTCGTGAAAAACTTTTTCACCTGGTCGACGTTTTTAGGCTCGAAAGTTCTTTACGTGGATCCGAAAAATGAATTCCAGCGTTATTATCAAGATGCATTGGAGAAGTATAGCAACATTCCAGAGTTCCAAGCATTGTATGAGCGTATTAATTTTATTCACTTGTCGGAACAGAGTGAATTTCATGGGGCCCTGGATCCATTGGTGTTCTTAGAAGGGGATCAGGCGATCCAAACCGCGATGATGATTTTGAATACCCTTGCGGAAGTTCGAGGATCTCGAAATGAATCTGTAACCATTTATGACTCCATCATTGAAGAAGTCAATGAGTCGAACCATCCAACCCTAACCGGCGTATTGGAACGTATTTTAGAGAAGGATCAAACCCTGGGTAAATTCATTCAAAAATACCGTTATGGGTTAGGGCGTATGCTTTTTGGGGCGGAAGATTCTTACGGGCTGGACTTCAATCGGCAGATCAACGTTCTGGGTTTGCAGGGTCTCCGGCTTCCGGCATCGGATAACATGAACGAAGAGGAACGAATCGGGTTATGTTTAATGATGTCCATCTCAAAATATGTGCATATTTTCTCCACTGGAAAAGATGAAGAAGCGATGATTATTTTTGATGAGGCATGGACCCTGAAACGGTCCCAGCATGGCCAGGATTTAATCGATGAGATGCTCCGGACCGGCCGTTCACTCAAAACGGATATCGTATTGGTGACCCAAGCGTATGACGATTTTAATGTCGATACGACTAAAGAACAGATTGGGATCAAATTTGCATTCCGTCCCAAGTCGGATGATGCGATCAAGCCGATCTTGAATTTCTTCGATATGGAAATCAATCCAGACAATATCGAGATTGTTAGCAACTTGAAGTCAGGCATGTGCCTATTTCAGGATCACTTGGGGCGGAACCAGGCCATTGCCATTGATATTCTCTTTGATGAATGGTTTGAAGCATTCAAGACGACACAAAAAGAATCAGATGCGGTCCAATTGGAAGAAGCCTATTTATAA